A genomic stretch from Clavelina lepadiformis chromosome 5, kaClaLepa1.1, whole genome shotgun sequence includes:
- the LOC143460715 gene encoding mesencephalic astrocyte-derived neurotrophic factor-like — translation MSFYFKVLCSSFVLALVHFPCTVHSANDDCEVCIGFLTKFQKLVDDENVEGEPDIRKRLKEVCNEARGKENRFCYYIGGTDDAATGLIQEVSKPCSYHMPPEKICSKLKKKDSQICELRYDKKIDWKSVNFNKMRVKQLKKILEEWGESCKGCIEKSEYIKRIKDLLPKYVPKEEL, via the exons ATGAGTTTTTACTTCAAGGTTCTGTGTTCTTCTTTTGTGCTGGCTTTGGTACATTTTCCTTGCACTGTTCATAGTGCCAACGATGATTGTGAAG tgtgCATTGGGTTTTTGACAAAGTTCCAAAAACTTGtcgatgatgaaaatgttgaaGGTGAACCTGACATTCGAAAGCGACTAAAGGAAGTGTGCAATGAAGCTCGAGGAAAGGAAAACAGATTT TGTTATTACATAGGAGGAACAGATGATGCTGCTACTGGTTTAATTCAGGAAGTTTCAAAACCATGTAGCTATCACATGCCGCCtgaaaaaatttgttcaaagCTGAAAAAGAAAGACTCTCAGATTTGTGAATTGCGTTATG ACAAGAAGATTGACTGGAAATCAGTGAACTTCAATAAAATGCGTGTCAAGCAATTGAAAAAGATTCTGGAAGAATGGGGTGAATCGTGTAAAGGATGTATTGAAAAATCTGAATATATTAAACGCATTAAAGACCTTTTGCCTAAATATGTACCCAAAGAAGAACTATGA